Within the Bradyrhizobium cosmicum genome, the region AGGGTGCCGATACCACCGAGCACCGCCGGCAGCGCCATCAGCAGCGAGAACTGGAAACCCATCACGCTCTCGGGATCGATATAGGCGAGAAACTGCGCATAGAACGCACCGCCGACGGCAACAAGAAAGGCGGAGACGGCGGCTGCACCCATCTTGGAGTTGAACACGACGACGCCGAGGCTCTCGGCCGCTTCCGGATTGTCCTTCACGGCACGCCACCAGAAGCCCCATTTGGAATCTTCGAGCCACCAGGTGACGAACCAGGCGAGGCTGCACAGCACCAGCGCGAAATAGAAGTACGGCAGCTTGCTGCGCATGAACTGGAATTTCAGCCAGCTATCGCCACGCACGGGAACGGTGATTCCCATGGCAGCCCCCGCCCATTCCCAATTCTGGAACAGCAGCAGCCCGATCTCGGCGATGACGATGGTCGCGATCACGAAGTAATGGCCGCGCAGGCGGAAGAAGGGATAGCCGAGCCCCATGGCGATGATCGCGGCGATCATGCCACCGGCCAGCATGCCGAACCAGGGCAGCACGCCGAACTTGGTGAACAGCAGTTCGGTGGTGTAGGCGCCGATGCCAAAATAGAGCGCGTGCCCCAGCGAGATCTGACCGCAATAGCCGGAGAGGATGTTCCAGCTCTGCGACAGCGCCGCGTACATCAAGGTCAGGATCATGATGTTCTGGACGTAGACATCCTTGATAAACAGCGGCGCGAGCGCTGCGAGCCCGGCCAGCGCCGCGGCGATGATGAGGTCGCGGCGGCGCCGCGCGGTAAAAGTCTTGTCCATCACATCGACCCGAACAGGCCACGCGGCCGGATGAAGACGACGAGCAGATAGACCGCGTAGATGCCGACCGATTTCAGCGAGGGCGGCAGCAACAAGGCGGTGGTCGCTTCCACGAGGCCGACGATGATGCCGCCGGCGAAGGCGCCGAACACGCTGCCGAAGCCGCCGAGCGCCACCGTGACATAGGCGATCAGGGCAAAGGACGCGCCAACGTCGGGATAGATGTAGAAGAACACCGCCATGATCGCGCCGGCGAGGCCGACCAGCGCGGCGCCGAGGCCCCAACCGAACGCGAAGACGCGGTTCTTGTCGATGCCAACCAGCGCGACCGCACCGGGATCCTCGCGGGTCGCTTCCAGCGCGCGGCCGAAATCGGTGCGGTGGATGAAGAAATAGAGGCCGGCAAAGGCCGCGATCGAGACGGCCGCACCGATCAGTTGCGGCTCCGGCAGAAAGATGCCGGCGACCGAGACGGTCTTGCCACCGGCCCAGGACTGCGGAATGCTGCGATAGTCCGGCGTGAAGAAAAACTGCGCGAGGCCGCGCATGAGGATGGCAAGGCCGAAAGTGGTGAAGATCTGCACCATGCCGGCATTGGCCTTGGCCCGCATGGCGAAGCGTACGACGAGCAGGTAGACCACCGCTCCGAATACGAACATGGCCGCGGCGACCAATGGCGCCGACAGCAACGGGTCGATCGCAAAGAACGCGAACAGGAAGAAGGACAGGTACATCGCGATCATCAGGAATTCGCCATGGGCGAAGTTCGTGACGTCCATCAGGCCGAAGATTAGCGCGAGGCCGACGGCAATCAGTCCGTAGAGCAGGCCCATCAGCAGGCCGCTCGCGAGACTTTGGATAATGGCTTGGGCTGTCAACTCTAGTCCCCCGTTCGAAACGTCACCGTTTGCTTCGTCATTGCGAGCGAAGCGAAGCAATCCAGAATCTCACCGGGGAGACAGCCTGGATTGCTTCGTCGCTTCGCTCCTCGCAATGACGAGGCTCGCGCGACGATCTCGATTTGCTTCCCTGCTCCCGCAGCCCTTTACTTCATCGGCCAGGTCGCTTCGGCGATCGCGGCCTGCGGCGGGAAGATGGTGACGAACTTGCCGCCGATATATTGCAGCAGCACCGGATCGGCGTCGTTGTTCTGCCCGGTCTCGTCGAACTTGACGCGCTTCCAGGGCATGATGGTCTGCTCGCCCGGGATGTCGGTCGCGGCCAGCGCGTCGCGGATCTTCTCGCCCTCGGCCGACTTGGCGCGGTTGATCGCGTCGGCGAGGATGATCAGGCCCATGAACTGGCGCGAGGTGAGGTCGTTGAAGTCCTTGCCCGAACGCGCCTTGAACATCTCGTTGATCTTGCCGACCATCGGGCGCTTCTGCGCGAGGTCGAGCGAGAAGGTGCCGCGCGAGATCACGCCTTCGAGCTTGTCGCCGACGGCGTCATAGAGCGCCTTCTCGGAGAAGCCGGCATCCTGCGCCACGATCGCGTTCGGCTTGTAGCCGAGCTCGGCCATGGTCTTGACCAGCAGGATGCCGTCGGTGGTGTAGCTCGAGGGCATCAGCACGTCGGCATTCGCGGTCTTGAGCTGCTGCACCTCGGCCGAGAGCGAGGGCGAGTTGGCGCGGTACTTGATGTCGGTGACGATCTTGTAGCCGCGCTCGCCGGCGATCTTGGCCTGGGCGTTGCCGGAGTCGGTGCCGAAGATGGTGTCTTCGTGGAACAGCGACAGCGTCTCGATCTTGGTGCCCTTCTTCTTCATGGCGTCGAAGAAGTCGAACATGGCGGCCGAGTACATCTCGTCATGCGGGGCGGCGCGGAAGTAATATTTGAGACCGCGGCGATGCAGGCTCGGCGAGGAGTTGTCGGCCGAGACGAACGGAATCTGGTAGCGCTCGCAGATCTGGCTGACGGTGACGGCAACCGCGCTCTGATAGGTGCCGATGATGGCGGAGACCTTCTCCTGCGTGATCAGGCGCTCGGCTTCGGCGCGGCCTTTCTGCGGATCGGCCTGGTGGTCGGCGAACACGAGACGGATTTTTGCGCCGCCGAGGCCCGGCAGGCCCTCGCCCTTCGCCAGCGGCAGGTCGAAATCGGTGTCCTTGTTGATGACCTCGAGCGCGGTCTCATAGGCCTTCTGCGCGTCGACGCCCTGCTGGGCGCTGCCGCCGGAGAACGGATAGATGACGCCGATCACGACTTCCGAGGTCTGGGCGCGTGCAGCAAGCGGCATTAGCGCAGCCGTAGCTGTCGCACCAAGCAGCACGTCGCGGCGAGAGATCGTCATGGCAAAGTCCTCTGTTACTGAATTTCGGTTGATCGAATGAAGCGATTGACGGATGCGGTAAAGCCCGAAGAAGCAGCAAAAGCTGCCTACTAAA harbors:
- a CDS encoding branched-chain amino acid ABC transporter permease, which gives rise to MGLLYGLIAVGLALIFGLMDVTNFAHGEFLMIAMYLSFFLFAFFAIDPLLSAPLVAAAMFVFGAVVYLLVVRFAMRAKANAGMVQIFTTFGLAILMRGLAQFFFTPDYRSIPQSWAGGKTVSVAGIFLPEPQLIGAAVSIAAFAGLYFFIHRTDFGRALEATREDPGAVALVGIDKNRVFAFGWGLGAALVGLAGAIMAVFFYIYPDVGASFALIAYVTVALGGFGSVFGAFAGGIIVGLVEATTALLLPPSLKSVGIYAVYLLVVFIRPRGLFGSM
- a CDS encoding ABC transporter substrate-binding protein; amino-acid sequence: MTISRRDVLLGATATAALMPLAARAQTSEVVIGVIYPFSGGSAQQGVDAQKAYETALEVINKDTDFDLPLAKGEGLPGLGGAKIRLVFADHQADPQKGRAEAERLITQEKVSAIIGTYQSAVAVTVSQICERYQIPFVSADNSSPSLHRRGLKYYFRAAPHDEMYSAAMFDFFDAMKKKGTKIETLSLFHEDTIFGTDSGNAQAKIAGERGYKIVTDIKYRANSPSLSAEVQQLKTANADVLMPSSYTTDGILLVKTMAELGYKPNAIVAQDAGFSEKALYDAVGDKLEGVISRGTFSLDLAQKRPMVGKINEMFKARSGKDFNDLTSRQFMGLIILADAINRAKSAEGEKIRDALAATDIPGEQTIMPWKRVKFDETGQNNDADPVLLQYIGGKFVTIFPPQAAIAEATWPMK
- a CDS encoding branched-chain amino acid ABC transporter permease, translated to MDKTFTARRRRDLIIAAALAGLAALAPLFIKDVYVQNIMILTLMYAALSQSWNILSGYCGQISLGHALYFGIGAYTTELLFTKFGVLPWFGMLAGGMIAAIIAMGLGYPFFRLRGHYFVIATIVIAEIGLLLFQNWEWAGAAMGITVPVRGDSWLKFQFMRSKLPYFYFALVLCSLAWFVTWWLEDSKWGFWWRAVKDNPEAAESLGVVVFNSKMGAAAVSAFLVAVGGAFYAQFLAYIDPESVMGFQFSLLMALPAVLGGIGTLWGPVLGAVILIPMTELTRSYIGGSGRGVDLIVYGALIVAISLALPQGLVSLFSRSKAKGATR